In one Podarcis muralis chromosome 7, rPodMur119.hap1.1, whole genome shotgun sequence genomic region, the following are encoded:
- the B3GNT9 gene encoding UDP-GlcNAc:betaGal beta-1,3-N-acetylglucosaminyltransferase 9 has product MRVQFKADAICTLVLVVVLFTMLYSQLGHTSLREEKVKGQKPPLMATRRAFHVPIALQKQTAVEKAKMISSMKPGEGGGQDAMVTTLPPLTQPAFDFKRYLRNKDNRKFDLLINQPKKCKRNPGGPFLLIAIKSLVEDFDRREIVRKTWGREGPVNGAQVQRVFLLGVPKNKTALPAWESLVHQESQMYRDILLWDFLDTFFNLTLKEIHFLSWAREFCFSTKFIFKGDADVFVNVENIVNFLERRDPSDDLFVGDIIYNAHPIRTRKSKYYIPETMYGLSMYPAYAGGGGFLLSSSTMKKLSQACGEVELFPIDDVFLGMCLQRINLKPTLHEGFKTFGITKPSAAPNLQTFDPCFYKDLMVVHSLKGAEIWLMWNLLHNPRLSCTQKKHVKKAFRWKIKTKEPTKDYAT; this is encoded by the coding sequence ATGAGAGTTCAATTCAAGGCTGATGCCATTTGCACACTCGTCCTGGTGGTCGTCCTTTTCACCATGCTCTATTCTCAACTGGGCCACACTTCCCTTAGAGAAGAAAAGGTGAAAGGTCAGAAGCCGCCATTAATGGCGACACGTAGGGCCTTCCACGTTCCCATCGCCCTCCAGAAACAGACTGCAGTAGAGAAGGCTAAAATGATTTCTTCAATGAAACCTGGCGAGGGCGGAGGCCAAGATGCCATGGTCACTACTCTGCCCCCCTTGACGCAGCCTGCTTTTGATTTTAAGCGTTACCTGAGGAACAAAGACAACCGGAAGTTTGACCTTCTCATTAACCAGCCAAAGAAATGCaagaggaacccaggggggcccTTCTTGCTCATCGCCATAAAGTCACTGGTAGAGGACTTTGACCGCCGGGAGATTGTAAGGAAAACTTGGGGAAGAGAAGGGCCGGTCAATGGGGCGCAGGTGCAAAGGGTTTTCCTCCTGGGGgtcccaaagaacaaaacggcGCTGCCAGCGTGGGAGAGTCTTGTTCATCAGGAGAGCCAGATGTATCGAGACATCTTGTTGTGGGACTTCCTTGACACTTTCTTCAATTTGACCTTGAAGGAGATACATTTCCTAAGCTGGGCTCGCGAGTTTTGTTTCAGTACTAAGTTCATATTCAAAGGCGATGCCGACGTCTTCGTCAACGTGGAAAACATTGTCAACTTCCTGGAGAGGCGTGATCCATCCGATGACCTATTTGTTGGGGACATCATCTATAACGCGCACCCAATCCGAACCCGCAAGAGCAAATACTACATTCCGGAGACAATGTATGGGCTCAGCATGTATCCAGCCTATGCTGGGGGTGGCGGGTTCTTACTTTCCAGCAGCACCATGAAGAAACTCTCTCAGGCTTGTGGGGAGGTAGAACTCTTTCCTATTGATGATGTCTTCCTAGGCATGTGCTTACAAAGAATCAACCTGAAGCCCACCTTGCACGAAGGGTTCAAAACCTTTGGAATAACCAAGCCCTCTGCTGCTCCAAACTTGCAGACCTTTGATCCTTGTTTTTACAAAGATCTCATGGTAGTCCACAGCCTGAAGGGAGCTGAAATCTGGCTAATGTGGAACCTGCTGCACAACCCACGGCTCTCTTGCACCCAAAAGAAGCATGTAAAGAAGGCTTTCCGCTGGAAAATCAAAACTAAAGAGCCAACCAAAGATTATGCGACCTAA